Genomic DNA from uncultured Desulfuromusa sp.:
TACAAAACCTGCACCCTGCATATTGAAGGGTTGGATCAGGCCGGAATTGTCTACAAAACCAGCCAGTTTCTTGCCGATCAACAGCTCAACATCATTCATCTTGAATCTACGGCCGATGCGTCACCACAGAGTGGGGCAACGATTTACAGCATGACCATTCATATCCAGGTTCCGGAAGAACTACCTTTCGACCAGTTGGAGGAAAAACTGTCAACCGTCGCCGATGACCTGATGGTGGACATCAGCCTGGATCGTTAATTGACAGATTTAAAAAATAATAAAACCGGGGCTGATCACAAAAAAGATCAGCCCCGGTTTTATGAGGAAAAATAGACATGACAATAGATCTGACCACTCCAGCATTACTTTTCCCTGCTATTTCACTTCTGCTGCTGGCTTACACCAACCGTTTTCTGGTACTGGCCCAATTGATTCGGCAGCTCCACAGCCAACGCCAGACCAATACGGATATGGTTATCCGCCAGATCAGCAATTTACGCACCCGACTGGCCTTGATCAAGGCAATGCAAGGGATGGGCGTCTTAAGCTTTTTGCTTTGCGCCATGTCAATGCTGTTCATATTCGTCAAACTCACTCTTCCGGCTGAATGGATTTTCGCTATCAGCCTCTTACTTCTGGTTCTCTCTCTTCTATGTTCTCTTCTTGAGATCGCCATCAGTACCAAAGCAATCGAAATAGAACTGGAAGACCTGGAAATTATGGTCGAAGATAAAAAACGTTAACAAGCGGACGGGATCAGAATAATCAAAACCTTAGCGGAAAACAGGAAAAAGCCCCCGGAAGTCCTTCCTTTAGCAAAAAAATCTATACCCCACAGAAGCAGAACACTTCGTATTTTCAGCCTTCACCATTTCAATCAAAAATCATCCCAGCCATCCAGGACTGATGACTGATTGTAAGCTGACACAGTCGATTCGAAGAAGTTACTTTTAACATCGCCTTCCCCTTCGGTATCGGCTAATTTTTCCAGGTGTTTATAGGGATTCTTGTCAAATCCGTCATATAATTTTCCATCAAATCCTAATCTATACCAGCGCTCATTTGCCAACCACTTGGTATACATTTCCGTCGTCGCTTCACTGACCCCAAGGATTCCGTCTCCGATAATATGGTTGGTCCAGGAAATTTCCTGAGCGACGGCAAAACGGAACATTTCCTCGACCTCTTCAGCAGAGAAATAATCCGCCTCCAGCTTACGAATTTCACGCACGATAAACTCGAACATGACACAATGAGTCAATTCATCACGATTGATATAACGGATGACTTCCGAGGTCCCCAACATCAGATTCCGACTGGCAAGATTGTAAAAAAAGTTGAAGCCATTGTAAAAATACAACCCTTCCAGCAAATAGTTGGCAATCAGAACTTTCGCAAACTTGTTTTCCGTTGGACCATCGATAAAGTCCTGATAAATTTGGGCAATATACTTATTGCGCTCAAATAAAACCTTATCGGTTCGCCACTTATCATAAATGGAATTACGTCGGTCTTTCGGAATGACCGATTCGACAATATATTGGTAACTCTGACTGTGGATCGCCTCTTGATACTGTTGAATCGCCAGCAGCAAATTGACTTCCGGCGCAGTAATATAATCATTGATATTCGACAGATTATTGGTCTGAATACTATCGAGGAAAATCAAAAAAGAGAGGATTCCATCGTACCCCTGCCTTTCTTCTACAGTCAGATGTTTGTAAGGTTCAAGATCACCGGATAAATCTGTTTTTTCCGGAATCCAGAAATTAGCCATCATATTGCGGTACATTTTATTCGCCCATTGATAACGGACATTATTCAGATTGAAGATATTCGTGCTATTACCTCCAATAATCCTCCTGCTTTCCAGAGAATCATCTCCTTCCGGATTAAATAGCCTTTTTGCTTTCATGATTTTTCCTCCCTGTTACAATTTTCTCTTTCAGCCAAATCCTATCCGGCACAGGAGATACATTCATCCTTAACCGACGCGATATTGCTATTTTTCTGGATACTGCGGGTATAGTATATCGCTTTACAGCCTTTTTTCCAGGCCTCCATATGAGTTTCATAAATATCCTTAGCGGTAATGTTTTTATTCAGATTAAACAGGAGTTCCATTGAAATTCCAGTATCCACAAATTTTTGCAATCGCGCCACCAGATCGACAATGATTTTTTGATCGATATATTTTGATTCCTGATAATGCCAGAGTTTTTCCTTAATGAACGGTGGCACAATCGGAACATTACCATTGCTGTTGTTATCGATATAAAACTTGCTGAAAATGGGTAATATACTTGCTGTACAGCCTTGAACGATAGAACTGCTCGTATTGGGTGCAACTGCAGTAATGTGGCTGTTGCGGATACCATGCGTTGCAATGCGCTCGAACAAATTGTCCCAATCCAGGGTCGCATTCTCGATAAACCAACTGCGATCACGGCTGAGAATCAACCCTTGAGACCAGTCGCTTCCCGCAAACAGCGGATAACCTCCCCGCTCTTCTGCCAGTTTGCAACTGGCGGACGTACAAAAATAGGCGAACTCTTCTGCCAGCTTATCCACAGCATCTGCGGCCCCAACGTAAGGGATATCGCGCCGCGCCAGATAATCAGCTAACCCCATTAAACCAACACCGATCGTCCGTAATAACTCGTTGTGGCGTTGCCCTTCAGCAACAGGGACATCGGTAATATCGATACAATTATCCAAAATCCGAACTGCCGTATCACAGACAGCCGAAAACTCACCATCTTCAAGATTAGCCAGGTTAATCGATACCAGATTACAGGTGTGAACCAGTCCGGGGTCCATGTCCCGGTGAATGCTGTCATTTTCAAACCGCTGCGGACCAATTTTGCTTGGCTTGACAACAGAAAATGATTCCACACAGAGATTCGTGCAGGGAATGATGCCGATATGTTTATTAGGATTCGCCCGATTGATGGTGTCTTTGAAAGAGATATAAGGCATACCGCTTTCAATCTGAACCTTCATAATCTGTTTGTAGAGTTCCTTGGCATTGACCTTTTCAAAAAGCTCGACGCGCCCCTCATCGACCTCAGTATAGAGGTGACTGAGTGCCGCCTCAAACTCTTCACCCCACAAATCCGCCAATTCGTAGTTATATTTACTGCGAATCTCATGAGGATCGAAGAGGTACCAGTCTTCACTGTTTTCAACTGCCCGCATAAAGCGATCAGAAACCACAACCTGAGGGAACACATCGTAAGCCTTGCGTCGTTGATCACCATTTTCGGTCTGCAGTTCCAGAAAATCTTCCATATCCAGATGCCAGCTATCCAGCGCGACTGTGACCGCCCCTGCCCGTTTTCCACCCTGATTAAAGTAAAGGGCAATATCGTTGACAACACGAATATTCGGCACTACACCTCCGGCCCGACCAAGAGAATTACGAATTCGAGCCCCCTGTGAACGGATGCGACTGATACTGACGCCAACACCACCGCCACCGGAGCTGATCTGACCAACCTGTTCAAATGTATGAAAAATACTGTTGGTATCGTCGTCGAAGGCGGTAATAAAACAACTGGACAGGTTGCCGTTCGGCTTGCGCAGATTGATCAGAATCGGGGTTGCCAGAGAGATCTTACGCCGGGCCAACATACAGTAAGTATCACGCACCCGCTGCAGGCGAATTTCATGCGGTTGATTCTGCTCAATCAGCAATGCAATCGTCAGCAGCGCTTCCTGAGGCATTTCAATCACCTGATTATTATATTCCAGCATATAACGTTTTATCAGCAGGCTGATTCCGGCAAAGTCATAGTCGTAATCGTAATCCTGCTGTAAAAACTGCCCCGCCTTATGAAGCTCCTTTTCTGAGTATTGCTCCAGAAGCACAGGCGTATAGATTCCTTTTGCAACAAAATCTTTCACGGTTTGACAATAGCTGGGATAGCGGTACTCGTAGGGAATCCCCCGTGCAATATGGACCCGTTTATAAAAATCAACCAGCTTCAGGCGCGCCGCCAGAATCCGCCAATCAGGCTCATCAATAGACGTCAGCCGCAACGATGTCTCGATAACGGTCTCATGTATTTCACCTGTGGTCATATTATTGCGGAAATGAATTTCCAGATTTGATTCCAATTCAATCGGATTGATATCCAGCCCCTCAGCCGCCCACTGAATAACTTTGCGGATTTTTGCTATGTCAAGGGAAGCGGATTCCCCATCCCGTTTGATAACACGGTAACGTTTGGCCATATGACGACTTCCTCCTCGTCGGTTTTAATTGTGAATATTATATTATCGAAAAAACACTACATGTTGAGTCATAGGTTTGCGAGTATACATCATATTGAAAATAATATAAGACCATAATGGTGATATTTTTCTTATAATTCCCTGATCAACATCATCAATAACCTCCAAGCGCGACTGTACTGTTTTTGATAACCATGGTAACTTACCCTGAATTTTGGCCGCGCCGCTCAGAGCTTTCGTTTTTCACAAAAACCGTCGGGACAAGAAATTATGCTGCACAGAAATTATCTCATTGTCTGTTTGCTGGTTACCTGCTGTTTTATTTTTTCGGGAAGCAACAGCATTGCAAACCAAAACGTTGCCACCGCGCCAAACAATCCGGAAAAGCAGATTCTCACTCTGGGGCAGGCAACCATTCTTGGCATTGTCGAAGGACTCACGGAATATCTGCCGGTCAGCTCTACCGGACATTTGCTTCTGGCTCAGCGCGTCATGGGGATTGGTGAGAATAGCGCAGCAACAGTCGAACAGCGTGCGGCAATCAAAGAAGCAACAGACGCTTATACTATCTGCATTCAGATCGGAGCAATTATTGCCGTTCTGGGATTGTATTTCCGCAGGGTCAGACAAATGGTGCGCGGGCTCTCAGGGAAAGATCCCGAGGGGCGAAAACTGTTCTTCAATATCATCGCCGGTTTTCTTCCCGCTGCAGTCATCGGGCTACTTTTCAACAAGCTGATAAAATCCTATCTTTTCGGCACCTGGCCGGTCGTTATTGCCTGGTTTGTTGGCGGCTTAGCTATCCTCGCAGTCAGTCGCTGGAATCAGAAAAGAAACAGTCACCGTGCCGAAAGTGGACGATCCATTGTCGCATTAACCTGGCAAATGGCTCTGATCATCGGCTTTATTCAGTGTATTGCCATGTGGCCCGGGGTCAGCCGGAGTCTGGTCACCATCGTCGGGGGATTGCTGGTCGGACTCTCTCTTTCCGCAGCGGTAGAATTCAGCTTCCTGCTCGGACTGATCACTCTCAGTGCCGCTACCGGCTACGATGCCCTGAAACATGGGCAAATTATGCTGCAAACCTTTGATGCTCTATCCCTGGCTGTCGGTGTTATCTTCGCATTTCTTGCCGCTATTCTTTCCGTCAAATGGATGGTCAGCTATCTTAACCGCCACGGACTCGCACTTTTTGGTTATTACCGGGTTGTATTGGCTCTGATTGCAGGAACACTGCTCATAACCGGCAACCTCTGAAAAGACACTGCACCCAATGCAGAAATCTTTGTATTTCCTGCCACCAACCATCCCCCCCCCGCTTCCCCTACCTCGTGGCACCAACTCCTAATATCGTATAAAGTCGCACTCGATTTGCAAACTTGGTTAAGCGCAGGGTAATGAGCCCCTGTTCGGCGGAAATCCGGGAGGTCTGAGCATTAAGAACTCCCAGATAACTGTCGAGTCCTTGGGTATAGCGTATTTCAGAAAGGCGATAAGTTTCGGCCAAGGCAGTCACCAACGCTTGCTGGGCTAAAAGTTGCTGGTCGATGGTTCCCTGAACCGCCAGGGTATCTGCAACATCCCTGAAAGCCGTCTGAATCGCCTTTTCATACTGGGTCAGGGCAATCTCACGATCCGTTTTGCTGACTCGGTAAGCAGCCCAGGTGCGGGCATCAAAAATCGGTGCGCTGATCTGTGGAGCAAACGACCAGGTATCCGTTCCGGAACCGAAAAGACCGGAGAGTTCGTCGCTTGCAGTCCCGACTGTGGTCGTCAGTGAAATCCGTGGAAAAAAAGCTGCCCGAGCCGCTCCGATTGAGGCATAAGCTCCTTTAAGTTGGTGTTCCGCCGCCAGAATATCGGGTCGCTGCAGCAGAATTTCGGAGTTCAAACCTGCTGAAATTTCTCGGGGAGGTGTGATACTGCTCAGGTCCTGCGGCAGCAATTCTTCCAAAACGGTTTCACCAACCAGCAGATTAAGGGCATTTTTGTCCTGCGCTACAAGTTGTGTGTAGCGTGCGATATCTCCCCGAGCGACCTCCAAAGGAATCTGAGCCTGACGCAGCTCAAGTTCGGTGACGATCCCGGCATCATAACTTTTCTGAATCAAAGAATAAGAATCTTGTTGAGCTGCCAACGTCATCTGGGACAGCTTGCGATTTTCCTCATCAGCAGCCAGCGTCAGGTAGGCTTTAGCAATTTCGCCCACCAACGCGATCTGCGTACTGCGCCTGGCTTCATCAGTCGCCAGATATGCTTCCAGAGCCTGATCCTTGAGATTGCGAAGCCGCCCGAAGAAATCAATCTCCCATGCTGCAACCCCCAGGTTAACTCCGTATTGTTCCACAGTTTGCGGATTACCCGGGGTCGTCAGATCAGCGGAGTTTCGTTGCTTGCTCCCGACACCAACCACGTTGACAGCTGGAAACAACTCCGCTCGTTGAATGCCATACAATGCTCTCGCCCGTTCGACGTTCAGAGCGGCAAGCCGTAGATCCCGGTTGTTTTTTAACGCCAATTCCATGATTTGTTGTAATTGGATGTCGGTAAAAAACTCCTGTCTTCCCAGCTCGGTAACAACCGGAAATTCTGCAGTTGTCTGCACGGACTGATAGGCTTCACCTTGCGGCCATTCCGCCTGCATCGGTGCAATGGGCTGAATGTATTCAGGAGCCAGGGAACAGCCACCCAAAACGAGAGTCATTCCAATTAATAGAAAGAATAGTTGCTTACTCATGTTCTTGCTCCTTGGAAGAACTTTTTTCAACATGTCCCATTGTCACATTCTTTCTGTGCTTCCCCATGGCTTTATAGATTATGACATAAAAAAGTGGAGCAAACAGGGTCACCAGAAAAGTAGAAGTGATCGTACCGCCTATAACACCGGTACCTATAGCTCTTTGCGCTCCCGATCCGGCACCGCTGGCAAGAGCGAGGGGAAGAATACCAAAACCGAAAGCCAATGAGGTCATGATAATAGGACGCAATCTCAATTTGGCAGCTTCCATGGTTGCTTCGACCAAGCCGACTCCTTCGTCAACCCGTGCACGAGCAAATTGGACAATAAGGATTGCATTCTTGGTTGTCAGGCCCAAGGTGGTCAGTAAGCCGATCTGAAAATAGACATCGTTGGGCATGCCTCTCATTGAGGATGCTATGACTCCACCGATAACCCCAAGAGGCAGAGTCATCAGAATGGCAATCGGGATCGGCCAACTCTCGTAAAGAGCTGCCAGACAAAGAAAGATAACAAAAATAGAAAAAGCATACAGCAGGGGGGCTTGAGAGCCGCTCTGTCGTTCCTGATAGGACAGTCCGGTCCAGTCGAAGCCGATTCCCTGCGGCAGCTTGGCGATCATTTCTTCCATAGCCGCCATAGCTTCACCGGAGCTGCGTCCAGGAGCCGGTTCACCCCAGATGTTGATCGACGGAAAAGCATTGTAACGTTCCAGCTTGGGTGAACCCGTTCCCCAACGGCCGGAAGCAAAAGAAGAAAACGGCACCATTTTCCCGACATTGTTACGCACATACAGTTTCTCCAAATCCTGCGGCAACATGCGGTAGGGGGCATCAACCTGAGCATAAACTTTCTTGACCCTGCCTGCCTGAATAAAATCATTCACATAAACGCTACCGAAGGCGGCGGATATTGTATTGTGAATGGAATTAATGGAAAGTCCCAGTGCCCCGGCCTTGTCCCAGTCGATATCGACATAATATTCAGCTACATCGCTCATGCCATTCGGGCGAACTCTGGTCAGCCGTGGATCCTGTGCGGCCATACCGAGGAGTTGATTACGCGCATCCATCAGTTTTCCATGGCCCAGACCACCACGATCCTGCAGTTGCAGGTCAAATCCGGTCGCCATTCCCAGCTCGATAACCGGCGGTGGTGCAAAAGCAAAAACCATCGCCTCGGTTATCTGGGAAAAAGCCCGCATCGCCCTCCCGGAAATGGCCCCAACTTTAAGATCCGGACTCTGACGCAGTTTCCAATCTTTGAGTTTGACAAATCCCAGAGCCATATTCTGCCCTTCGCCACCAAAACTCATACCGGCGACGGTAATGATCGATTCAACCCCTTCCTTTTCCTGTTCGAGGAAATAATCCTTAACTTTATTCGCCACAGCGGCACTTTGTTCCAAAGTTGAACCCGAGGGCAGCATCGCCTGAACCATTAATATTCCCTGGTCCTCATCCGGGATATAGGATGTCGGCATACGCTGAAACAGATAGCCCATAGACACGACAATAACGAGGAAAAGCGCAAGATAACGTAACTTTTTAGCCAAAACCCGACCAACCCAACGCACATAGAGATCACGAGCGCCGAAAAAACGCCGGTCGAACCAACGGAAAAAAGGTCGCAGGAAGCGGATGGCCCCATCTGAAGGTTCGTGTCCCTTGGGGATTGGCTTCAGCATCGTAGCGCATAACACAGGTGTCAGTATCAGAGCAACAACAACCGATAACATCATGGACGAGATAACGGTGACGGAAAATTGCCTGTAAATAACTCCGGTGGATCCCGGGAAAAACGCCATCGGTCCGAAAACCGCCGACAAGACCAAACCGATACCAATCAAGGCGCTGGTGATCTCATTCATCGACCGAGCTGTCGCTTCACGCGGAGACAGCCCTTCTTCAGCCATAATCCGCTCGACATTCTCAACAACGACGATGGCATCATCGACCAAAAGCCCGATCGCCAGAACCATAGCGAACATCGTCAACATATTGATGGAAAATCCGAACAATCCAAGAATTCCGAAAGTGCCCAGCAGAACAACCGGCACCGCAATAGTTGGAATCAGAGTTGCACGAAACGTCCCCATAAAAAGATACATGACGACAAAAACGAGGATAACCGCTTCAAACAAGGTTTTGACAACTTCGTCAATGGCCACTTCGGTAAACGGGGTGGTATCATAAGGATAGATGACCTTCATGCCCGGGGGGAAATATTGACTCATTTCCTCCAACTTTTGTTTAACGGC
This window encodes:
- a CDS encoding DUF2721 domain-containing protein; translated protein: MTIDLTTPALLFPAISLLLLAYTNRFLVLAQLIRQLHSQRQTNTDMVIRQISNLRTRLALIKAMQGMGVLSFLLCAMSMLFIFVKLTLPAEWIFAISLLLLVLSLLCSLLEIAISTKAIEIELEDLEIMVEDKKR
- a CDS encoding ribonucleotide-diphosphate reductase subunit beta, with protein sequence MKAKRLFNPEGDDSLESRRIIGGNSTNIFNLNNVRYQWANKMYRNMMANFWIPEKTDLSGDLEPYKHLTVEERQGYDGILSFLIFLDSIQTNNLSNINDYITAPEVNLLLAIQQYQEAIHSQSYQYIVESVIPKDRRNSIYDKWRTDKVLFERNKYIAQIYQDFIDGPTENKFAKVLIANYLLEGLYFYNGFNFFYNLASRNLMLGTSEVIRYINRDELTHCVMFEFIVREIRKLEADYFSAEEVEEMFRFAVAQEISWTNHIIGDGILGVSEATTEMYTKWLANERWYRLGFDGKLYDGFDKNPYKHLEKLADTEGEGDVKSNFFESTVSAYNQSSVLDGWDDF
- a CDS encoding ribonucleoside-diphosphate reductase subunit alpha, whose protein sequence is MAKRYRVIKRDGESASLDIAKIRKVIQWAAEGLDINPIELESNLEIHFRNNMTTGEIHETVIETSLRLTSIDEPDWRILAARLKLVDFYKRVHIARGIPYEYRYPSYCQTVKDFVAKGIYTPVLLEQYSEKELHKAGQFLQQDYDYDYDFAGISLLIKRYMLEYNNQVIEMPQEALLTIALLIEQNQPHEIRLQRVRDTYCMLARRKISLATPILINLRKPNGNLSSCFITAFDDDTNSIFHTFEQVGQISSGGGGVGVSISRIRSQGARIRNSLGRAGGVVPNIRVVNDIALYFNQGGKRAGAVTVALDSWHLDMEDFLELQTENGDQRRKAYDVFPQVVVSDRFMRAVENSEDWYLFDPHEIRSKYNYELADLWGEEFEAALSHLYTEVDEGRVELFEKVNAKELYKQIMKVQIESGMPYISFKDTINRANPNKHIGIIPCTNLCVESFSVVKPSKIGPQRFENDSIHRDMDPGLVHTCNLVSINLANLEDGEFSAVCDTAVRILDNCIDITDVPVAEGQRHNELLRTIGVGLMGLADYLARRDIPYVGAADAVDKLAEEFAYFCTSASCKLAEERGGYPLFAGSDWSQGLILSRDRSWFIENATLDWDNLFERIATHGIRNSHITAVAPNTSSSIVQGCTASILPIFSKFYIDNNSNGNVPIVPPFIKEKLWHYQESKYIDQKIIVDLVARLQKFVDTGISMELLFNLNKNITAKDIYETHMEAWKKGCKAIYYTRSIQKNSNIASVKDECISCAG
- a CDS encoding undecaprenyl-diphosphate phosphatase — translated: MLHRNYLIVCLLVTCCFIFSGSNSIANQNVATAPNNPEKQILTLGQATILGIVEGLTEYLPVSSTGHLLLAQRVMGIGENSAATVEQRAAIKEATDAYTICIQIGAIIAVLGLYFRRVRQMVRGLSGKDPEGRKLFFNIIAGFLPAAVIGLLFNKLIKSYLFGTWPVVIAWFVGGLAILAVSRWNQKRNSHRAESGRSIVALTWQMALIIGFIQCIAMWPGVSRSLVTIVGGLLVGLSLSAAVEFSFLLGLITLSAATGYDALKHGQIMLQTFDALSLAVGVIFAFLAAILSVKWMVSYLNRHGLALFGYYRVVLALIAGTLLITGNL
- a CDS encoding efflux transporter outer membrane subunit — its product is MSKQLFFLLIGMTLVLGGCSLAPEYIQPIAPMQAEWPQGEAYQSVQTTAEFPVVTELGRQEFFTDIQLQQIMELALKNNRDLRLAALNVERARALYGIQRAELFPAVNVVGVGSKQRNSADLTTPGNPQTVEQYGVNLGVAAWEIDFFGRLRNLKDQALEAYLATDEARRSTQIALVGEIAKAYLTLAADEENRKLSQMTLAAQQDSYSLIQKSYDAGIVTELELRQAQIPLEVARGDIARYTQLVAQDKNALNLLVGETVLEELLPQDLSSITPPREISAGLNSEILLQRPDILAAEHQLKGAYASIGAARAAFFPRISLTTTVGTASDELSGLFGSGTDTWSFAPQISAPIFDARTWAAYRVSKTDREIALTQYEKAIQTAFRDVADTLAVQGTIDQQLLAQQALVTALAETYRLSEIRYTQGLDSYLGVLNAQTSRISAEQGLITLRLTKFANRVRLYTILGVGATR
- a CDS encoding efflux RND transporter permease subunit, with amino-acid sequence MLSRFFLARPVFAWVIAIIMMTAGGLAIYNLPIAQYPPIAPPAIAIDSFFPGASGETVENTVTQIIEQKMTGLDDMLYISGTSSSSGASRVELTFAPGTDPDVAWSKVQNKLQLAMASLPDVVQRSGVKVSKSTRNYLMIVGLTSEDGSMDGNDLRDYAQSSLEKILSRVPGVGEVQNFGSQYAMRVWINPSKMTSYNLTMEDVILALKAYNVEVSAGQLGGAPAMKGQRLNAAIIVQHLLQTPEEFAAIPIRTNPDGSVVRIKDVGRTELGSERDDIIANYNGRPAAAMAIRQAAGANALKTAEAVKQKLEEMSQYFPPGMKVIYPYDTTPFTEVAIDEVVKTLFEAVILVFVVMYLFMGTFRATLIPTIAVPVVLLGTFGILGLFGFSINMLTMFAMVLAIGLLVDDAIVVVENVERIMAEEGLSPREATARSMNEITSALIGIGLVLSAVFGPMAFFPGSTGVIYRQFSVTVISSMMLSVVVALILTPVLCATMLKPIPKGHEPSDGAIRFLRPFFRWFDRRFFGARDLYVRWVGRVLAKKLRYLALFLVIVVSMGYLFQRMPTSYIPDEDQGILMVQAMLPSGSTLEQSAAVANKVKDYFLEQEKEGVESIITVAGMSFGGEGQNMALGFVKLKDWKLRQSPDLKVGAISGRAMRAFSQITEAMVFAFAPPPVIELGMATGFDLQLQDRGGLGHGKLMDARNQLLGMAAQDPRLTRVRPNGMSDVAEYYVDIDWDKAGALGLSINSIHNTISAAFGSVYVNDFIQAGRVKKVYAQVDAPYRMLPQDLEKLYVRNNVGKMVPFSSFASGRWGTGSPKLERYNAFPSINIWGEPAPGRSSGEAMAAMEEMIAKLPQGIGFDWTGLSYQERQSGSQAPLLYAFSIFVIFLCLAALYESWPIPIAILMTLPLGVIGGVIASSMRGMPNDVYFQIGLLTTLGLTTKNAILIVQFARARVDEGVGLVEATMEAAKLRLRPIIMTSLAFGFGILPLALASGAGSGAQRAIGTGVIGGTITSTFLVTLFAPLFYVIIYKAMGKHRKNVTMGHVEKSSSKEQEHE